In Lentibacillus amyloliquefaciens, one DNA window encodes the following:
- a CDS encoding peptidoglycan-binding protein: MSKRLFFVFMVFLFSLSTAFTSNANAADTDSNTDDGCIAINLNEFNSDAKQRYIDLADKYKSDSCSKKENADLEDDGDNTTKDDEEVIYLDKNALTEAERKEFIDPYLAKKEASQDVSKDQQPTDQKPDVSGKENNNTADNGQEGDKAEESPEGENNDESAEQQDEKLDDQQNSQDKQQDEEKAEEVDKAENKTNESKPAESDEKKTDEQQGKQDESNKAKASISGVKNDSHNNMRAKSSDNFLQKGDRSTRVLELKRKLKELGFDGYGMILTEYFGDGTEKNVRDFQEFYRQKVTGVADQKVFDQIDFLLPNPFSNGKRHVDTIEFKKDLKELGFDGYGMKLTHYYGDGTEKNVRDFQEFYRQKVTGVAEQKVFDQIDFLLPNPFSNGRRHVDTIEFKKDLAELGFDNYGMLLTHFYGDGTEKNVRDFQRAYQLPVTGIADKATFNKIESVLSGDNRHDDDVLSRGDRSTKVLEMKQDLVKLGFDGYGMLQTKYFGDGTEKNLKDFQEFYRQKVTGVAGQEVFDQIDFLLPNPFSNGKRHVDTIELKKDLIELGFDNYGMKLTHFYGDGTEKNVRDFQEFYRQKVTGAANQEVFDQIDFLLRTRSAMVNVM, from the coding sequence ATGTCGAAAAGACTGTTTTTCGTGTTTATGGTATTTTTGTTTTCCTTATCCACTGCCTTCACTTCTAATGCTAATGCAGCCGATACCGATAGCAATACAGATGATGGTTGCATAGCAATTAATTTGAACGAGTTTAATAGTGATGCTAAACAAAGATACATAGACTTAGCAGATAAATATAAATCTGATTCATGTTCAAAAAAGGAAAATGCGGACTTGGAGGATGACGGAGATAATACCACCAAAGACGATGAAGAAGTTATTTATTTAGACAAGAATGCACTCACTGAAGCAGAAAGAAAAGAATTTATAGATCCTTATCTGGCTAAAAAAGAAGCATCACAAGACGTCTCAAAGGATCAGCAGCCAACTGATCAAAAACCGGATGTATCAGGGAAAGAAAATAATAATACAGCCGACAATGGCCAAGAGGGAGATAAAGCAGAGGAATCACCTGAGGGAGAAAACAACGATGAATCAGCTGAGCAACAAGATGAAAAATTAGATGATCAACAAAACTCACAAGATAAACAGCAGGATGAAGAAAAAGCAGAAGAAGTTGATAAGGCAGAGAATAAAACAAATGAAAGCAAGCCAGCTGAGTCAGACGAGAAAAAAACTGACGAACAGCAGGGAAAACAAGATGAATCAAATAAAGCCAAAGCTTCAATTTCCGGCGTCAAAAATGACAGCCACAATAATATGAGAGCTAAATCTAGCGACAATTTCCTTCAAAAAGGGGATAGAAGTACTAGAGTACTAGAGTTGAAACGAAAATTGAAAGAATTAGGCTTTGATGGTTACGGCATGATTCTTACCGAGTACTTTGGCGATGGCACGGAAAAGAACGTCCGTGATTTCCAAGAGTTTTACCGTCAGAAAGTGACTGGTGTTGCCGATCAAAAAGTATTTGATCAGATCGACTTTCTGCTCCCGAACCCGTTCAGCAATGGTAAACGTCATGTCGACACAATTGAGTTCAAGAAAGATTTGAAAGAATTGGGTTTTGACGGATATGGTATGAAACTAACGCATTATTATGGCGATGGCACAGAGAAGAACGTCCGTGATTTCCAAGAGTTTTACCGTCAGAAAGTGACTGGTGTTGCCGAACAAAAAGTATTTGATCAGATTGACTTTCTGCTCCCGAACCCATTTAGCAATGGCAGACGTCATGTAGACACAATCGAGTTCAAGAAAGATTTGGCTGAGCTTGGCTTTGATAATTACGGAATGTTATTAACCCACTTCTACGGTGATGGCACAGAAAAGAACGTGCGTGATTTTCAAAGAGCATACCAGCTGCCTGTAACCGGAATTGCTGATAAAGCTACATTTAATAAGATTGAATCCGTGCTCAGTGGTGATAACCGTCACGATGACGATGTACTTAGCAGAGGTGACAGAAGCACCAAAGTGCTGGAAATGAAACAGGACCTCGTTAAATTAGGTTTTGACGGGTATGGCATGCTGCAGACGAAGTATTTCGGCGATGGTACTGAGAAGAATCTTAAGGATTTTCAGGAATTTTACCGTCAGAAAGTAACAGGTGTTGCCGGACAGGAAGTATTCGATCAGATTGATTTTCTGCTCCCGAACCCGTTCAGCAATGGTAAACGTCATGTAGATACAATCGAATTGAAGAAAGATTTGATTGAACTTGGTTTTGACAATTATGGCATGAAACTGACGCATTTTTACGGCGACGGAACGGAAAAGAACGTTCGTGATTTTCAGGAATTTTACCGTCAGAAAGTGACGGGTGCTGCCAACCAGGAAGTATTCGACCAGATTGATTTTCTGCTCCGAACCCGTTCAGCAATGGTAAACGTCATGTAG
- a CDS encoding peptidoglycan-binding protein, translating into MKKDLIELGFDNYGMKLTHFYGEGTEKNVRDFQNFYRQKVTGVAGQKVLDQIDFLLPNPFSNGKRHVDTIELKKDLIELGFDNYGMKLTHFYGEGTEKNVRDFQEFYRQEVTGVASQGVFDQIDFLLPDPFSNGKRHMNTVALKEDLRKLGFDNYGMKLTHFYGDGTEKNVKDFQRSYNLNVTGIVDEVTMKVITNGLQGTSYTSYDLSLNEAQNIQMSAEPQTDQAYAYVSKTWVNNGVVTASALNVRTGPGTDYKDIGTLYNGASVDVLDEVDGWYVIRHNDGQQWVKATPTDVRYYLNPDNFIDNAVQRFQFLDLAKPSNASATELNNYLQNKGILASKGQAFINASNINGINDIYLASHAALETGNGTSTLATGVPVDEDGNITRDSNGQIAKTNKTAATVYNMFGIGANDNCALSCGAKRAFQEGWTTPEQAIVGGAAFIGTSYIRDGQNTLYKMRWNPLVMDNTGNFGPQYATDIGWASKQVTTISNLYDQLGITTLNLEIPKYN; encoded by the coding sequence TTGAAGAAAGATTTGATTGAACTTGGTTTTGACAATTATGGCATGAAACTGACGCATTTCTACGGCGAGGGCACAGAAAAGAACGTCCGTGATTTCCAGAATTTTTACCGTCAAAAAGTAACGGGTGTCGCCGGTCAGAAGGTACTTGACCAGATTGATTTTCTGCTCCCGAACCCGTTCAGCAATGGTAAACGTCATGTAGATACAATCGAATTGAAGAAAGATTTGATTGAACTTGGTTTTGACAACTATGGCATGAAACTGACGCATTTCTACGGCGAGGGCACAGAAAAGAACGTCCGTGATTTTCAAGAATTTTATCGTCAGGAAGTGACAGGTGTTGCCAGCCAGGGGGTCTTCGATCAGATTGATTTTCTGCTGCCGGATCCATTCAGTAATGGAAAGCGCCATATGAATACAGTAGCACTCAAAGAAGATTTAAGAAAACTTGGTTTTGACAATTATGGCATGAAACTGACGCATTTTTATGGTGATGGTACAGAAAAAAATGTAAAGGATTTTCAGAGGAGTTACAATCTGAATGTTACCGGAATTGTCGATGAAGTTACAATGAAGGTTATAACAAATGGACTGCAAGGAACAAGTTATACATCATATGATTTATCGTTGAATGAAGCGCAAAATATACAAATGTCAGCCGAACCTCAAACCGATCAGGCATATGCTTATGTGTCCAAGACATGGGTGAACAACGGTGTTGTGACAGCAAGTGCACTTAATGTACGAACGGGTCCTGGTACTGATTATAAGGACATTGGAACGCTTTACAATGGAGCAAGCGTTGACGTTCTTGATGAAGTGGATGGCTGGTATGTTATAAGACATAATGACGGGCAGCAATGGGTGAAGGCTACACCAACTGACGTACGCTATTACCTCAACCCGGATAATTTCATTGATAATGCCGTACAGAGATTTCAATTTTTGGATTTGGCCAAACCTAGTAATGCTTCAGCAACTGAGCTGAATAATTATTTGCAGAACAAAGGTATTCTTGCTAGTAAGGGACAGGCTTTCATTAATGCTTCCAATATTAATGGAATTAATGATATCTATCTGGCTTCACATGCGGCACTTGAAACAGGCAATGGGACATCGACACTTGCCACCGGCGTTCCTGTTGATGAAGATGGCAATATAACCAGAGATTCAAACGGCCAAATTGCCAAGACAAATAAAACTGCCGCTACGGTATATAACATGTTTGGAATTGGTGCAAATGATAATTGTGCACTTTCCTGCGGGGCAAAAAGAGCGTTTCAGGAAGGGTGGACAACACCTGAACAAGCAATCGTCGGCGGTGCCGCCTTTATTGGAACCAGTTATATCAGAGACGGACAAAATACACTTTACAAAATGCGGTGGAATCCTCTAGTAATGGATAATACCGGAAACTTTGGCCCTCAGTACGCAACCGATATTGGGTGGGCATCCAAACAGGTAACGACTATATCTAACCTTTATGATCAATTAGGCATAACGACATTAAATCTGGAAATTCCAAAGTACAATTAA
- a CDS encoding YheC/YheD family protein has translation MQKYISSKTIDGNPFDCRIHVEKNRQRQWQAARNFIRIGIGQKVISNVNQGCGISDVEPFLKAKFGEKWEEIKKNTNNVNRIRCSD, from the coding sequence TTGCAGAAATATATATCATCAAAAACGATTGACGGAAATCCATTCGATTGCCGAATACATGTAGAAAAGAATAGACAAAGACAGTGGCAGGCAGCACGTAATTTCATCAGGATCGGGATTGGTCAAAAAGTTATCTCAAATGTTAATCAGGGTTGCGGTATCAGTGATGTGGAACCGTTCCTGAAAGCCAAATTTGGAGAGAAATGGGAAGAAATTAAAAAAAACACCAATAATGTCAATCGGATTCGATGTAGCGATTAA
- the panD gene encoding aspartate 1-decarboxylase, with product MQRLMCKGKLHRVRVTEADLDYVGSITIDSKFMKEADIKPYEMVQITNLKNATRWKTYALPAPEGSKRICLNGPPAHLFSPGDIVIILSMAQMSEEEIKDWKPRVVFFDENNEITSIKEDNLNWPEEASIQ from the coding sequence ATGCAGCGATTAATGTGTAAGGGGAAATTGCACAGAGTGAGAGTAACAGAAGCTGATCTTGATTATGTGGGAAGTATTACAATCGATTCGAAATTTATGAAAGAAGCAGATATCAAACCATATGAAATGGTGCAGATAACCAATCTGAAAAATGCCACCAGATGGAAGACATACGCTCTTCCTGCACCTGAGGGATCGAAAAGGATTTGTCTGAACGGACCACCTGCGCATTTATTTTCACCGGGTGACATTGTGATTATCCTAAGCATGGCACAAATGTCAGAGGAGGAAATAAAAGATTGGAAACCTAGAGTTGTCTTTTTCGATGAAAACAACGAGATTACAAGCATCAAAGAGGATAATTTGAATTGGCCGGAAGAGGCAAGTATCCAGTAG
- a CDS encoding threonine synthase, which yields MNFWFICKACGKTIDFQLKQSKCPCSGTLQVEYDLGRVSHTFTKESLKNRVTSMWRYKELLPIENPQHIVSLGEGWTPLIRMHRAEEKYPVKKLWVKREEQNPTGSFKARGFSSALSIANEYGIKKVAVNSNGNAASALAAYASNAGMDSYVFVPKDCPGLIVEECLQYGADTYLVDGLIHNAGKVIEDGESEQDWYNVGTLKEPGRSEGKKTMGLELAEQLNWTLPDVIIYPTGGGSGVIGIWNALNQLKQLGFIEGDLPRIVSVQEEGCQPLVDAIEKGTSFNSQTQDVSSNPTGMRVPNPPDGELIVSILRESEGTAVAVSKDDIKEAQGAFGKQGISSSPEGAATWAAFTRLIDSGWIRKDDEVVLFNTSHALKYLAWDQVQAPVIETYKDMVNSGVAT from the coding sequence ATGAATTTTTGGTTTATTTGTAAAGCATGCGGAAAAACGATCGATTTTCAGTTAAAGCAAAGCAAATGTCCATGCAGTGGAACGCTGCAGGTTGAATACGACTTGGGACGCGTCAGTCATACTTTCACGAAGGAATCGTTGAAAAATCGTGTGACGAGCATGTGGCGGTACAAAGAATTGCTGCCGATAGAAAATCCACAACATATTGTTTCGTTAGGAGAGGGATGGACACCGCTTATTCGGATGCACCGGGCAGAAGAGAAATATCCCGTGAAGAAGCTATGGGTCAAACGAGAAGAACAAAATCCCACAGGAAGCTTTAAGGCACGCGGATTTTCATCGGCACTATCAATTGCCAACGAGTATGGCATTAAAAAGGTAGCTGTCAATTCAAATGGAAATGCGGCTTCTGCATTAGCTGCCTATGCAAGCAATGCCGGAATGGATAGCTATGTTTTTGTCCCGAAGGATTGTCCCGGATTAATTGTTGAAGAATGTCTTCAATATGGTGCAGATACGTATTTAGTCGATGGTCTGATCCATAACGCCGGCAAAGTGATTGAAGATGGGGAATCAGAACAAGACTGGTACAATGTCGGCACACTGAAAGAACCCGGAAGATCAGAGGGCAAAAAAACAATGGGGCTGGAATTAGCTGAACAATTAAACTGGACACTTCCTGATGTTATTATTTATCCAACCGGTGGGGGTTCCGGTGTGATCGGTATATGGAATGCCTTAAACCAATTGAAACAACTTGGGTTCATCGAAGGCGACTTGCCGCGGATCGTCAGTGTTCAAGAAGAGGGCTGTCAGCCTCTCGTCGATGCTATTGAAAAGGGAACATCGTTTAATTCACAAACGCAGGATGTCAGTTCCAATCCTACAGGTATGCGGGTGCCGAATCCACCAGATGGGGAACTGATCGTTTCCATTCTTCGTGAGTCGGAAGGGACTGCGGTTGCAGTATCAAAAGACGACATTAAAGAAGCTCAAGGCGCGTTTGGAAAACAAGGGATATCATCATCACCGGAAGGCGCGGCAACCTGGGCAGCGTTTACCAGATTAATTGACAGTGGCTGGATCAGGAAGGATGATGAAGTTGTTTTATTCAACACCTCACATGCATTGAAGTATTTGGCCTGGGATCAGGTTCAGGCTCCAGTTATTGAGACCTATAAGGATATGGTAAATAGCGGTGTCGCAACTTAA
- a CDS encoding phosphoadenylyl-sulfate reductase, with product MLDYPVTYRDFSDVPFMNYEPSDDTKGALEVLRWGYESYGDSLVYACSFGAEGMVLIDMISKVKNDAKIVFLDTEIHFQETYDLIDDVKEKYPELRIELKKPELTLDEQAEQYGSALWNRKPDQCCFIRKIKPLEEALSGAVAWLSGLRRDQSPARSNTEFVNKDERFKSVKICPLIHWTWDNVWSYIREHNLPYNELHDQGYPSIGCIPCTSKVTDSDDLRSGRWAGLNKTECGIHTS from the coding sequence ATGTTGGATTACCCTGTAACCTATCGTGACTTTTCGGACGTTCCATTTATGAACTACGAACCAAGCGATGACACAAAAGGAGCATTGGAAGTTCTGCGATGGGGATATGAATCATATGGCGATTCCCTTGTTTATGCCTGCAGCTTTGGTGCTGAGGGAATGGTCCTGATTGATATGATCTCCAAGGTTAAAAACGATGCTAAAATTGTTTTTCTTGATACCGAGATTCATTTTCAGGAAACCTATGATTTAATTGATGACGTTAAGGAAAAGTATCCAGAACTTCGGATAGAGTTAAAAAAACCGGAATTGACGCTTGATGAACAAGCTGAGCAATATGGATCGGCACTGTGGAATCGAAAGCCCGATCAATGCTGCTTTATACGAAAAATAAAACCGCTTGAGGAAGCGTTAAGTGGAGCGGTTGCCTGGCTGTCCGGACTGCGGAGGGATCAGTCACCTGCCCGCAGTAATACTGAATTTGTCAATAAGGATGAACGGTTTAAGTCCGTCAAAATTTGCCCATTAATCCACTGGACCTGGGATAACGTTTGGTCATATATCCGGGAACACAATTTGCCTTATAATGAATTGCATGATCAGGGATATCCGAGTATCGGCTGCATCCCGTGCACTTCCAAGGTAACAGATTCTGATGATTTGCGATCAGGCAGATGGGCAGGTCTTAATAAAACGGAGTGCGGCATTCATACTTCTTAA
- a CDS encoding GntR family transcriptional regulator: protein MMALNYTNSIPLYIQLKERIEEKIMDGVYTGKIPSERELIDEYYVSRSTVRQAIDALKQEGTLEKKPGRGTFVAIKPINDWLGSLSSTSETIQHMGMEPGAKLVKAEGVQLPKHLQKMIGLTEAVHIKRIRYADHIPIGVENNYYPVEIGENIMKYDLNKVSLYDLLEQELGVLSIEADQNIRSERIAKDDARLLEVPASTSMLVAERNLNDVNSNFIEYELASYRSDMYSFNIKLSRKK, encoded by the coding sequence ATGATGGCATTGAACTACACGAATTCGATACCGCTTTACATCCAGCTTAAAGAACGTATTGAAGAAAAAATAATGGATGGCGTTTACACCGGCAAGATTCCTAGCGAGCGTGAACTGATCGATGAATATTACGTCAGCCGCAGCACTGTCAGACAAGCGATTGATGCACTGAAACAAGAAGGTACGCTTGAGAAAAAGCCCGGCAGAGGTACATTTGTCGCCATCAAGCCAATCAATGACTGGCTGGGCAGCCTGAGCAGCACCTCCGAAACCATCCAGCACATGGGAATGGAACCCGGCGCAAAGCTTGTTAAGGCAGAGGGTGTTCAATTACCCAAGCATCTACAGAAAATGATCGGCCTGACAGAAGCTGTCCATATTAAGCGAATCCGCTATGCCGACCACATACCAATTGGGGTCGAAAACAACTATTATCCTGTTGAAATCGGTGAAAACATTATGAAATATGACTTAAACAAAGTCTCCTTATACGACCTGCTTGAGCAGGAATTGGGTGTGCTTTCGATTGAAGCAGATCAGAATATTAGATCAGAGCGAATCGCCAAAGATGATGCGAGACTATTGGAGGTACCGGCAAGCACTAGCATGCTCGTTGCCGAAAGAAACCTAAATGATGTCAATAGCAACTTTATTGAATACGAACTCGCTTCCTATCGATCAGATATGTATTCATTTAATATTAAACTATCGAGGAAAAAATGA
- a CDS encoding glycosyltransferase family 4 protein — MFDTADLATAFVISALTALIITPVIKKLALKIGAADKPDNNRKNHDGVKASLGGLAIFIGAVAGFLYLQPSHPQMTAIIIGACIMLATGIIDDILNLKPYMKLAGQLLAALVVVSSGLIIDKLTVPFFGTVYMDEMAFVITIVWILAASNAINLIDGLDGLAAGVSAIGLFSILIMAMIDYRVMVAYLCVILIGSCLGFLYHNFYPAKIFMGDTGALFLGYSIAVVSMLGLFKNVALFSFIIPIIVIAIPVFDTILAIIRRAVSKHGIANGDKKHIHYQLMKMGYSHRATVLIIYGFSAFFGSMAIVFNSGRMLTSVIIFCLIIVGMQMIAELAGIVMQGQQPVLTRIKRIFGAEKVK, encoded by the coding sequence ATGTTTGACACAGCTGATTTAGCAACTGCATTTGTCATTTCCGCTCTGACCGCGTTGATTATCACGCCAGTCATTAAAAAGCTGGCTCTGAAAATAGGGGCAGCTGATAAACCGGATAATAACCGAAAGAATCATGATGGCGTCAAAGCGAGTTTAGGCGGTTTGGCAATCTTTATCGGTGCAGTTGCAGGATTTTTATATTTACAGCCTTCACATCCGCAAATGACGGCGATAATCATTGGTGCCTGCATCATGCTGGCAACGGGTATTATCGATGATATTTTAAATCTGAAGCCGTATATGAAACTGGCAGGGCAGCTTTTGGCAGCTCTGGTTGTCGTGTCTTCCGGCCTGATAATTGATAAGCTGACGGTCCCTTTCTTTGGAACGGTTTATATGGATGAGATGGCATTTGTTATTACGATTGTCTGGATTCTAGCAGCTTCTAACGCCATTAACCTGATTGACGGGCTGGATGGGCTGGCGGCAGGTGTTTCCGCAATTGGTTTGTTCAGCATTCTTATCATGGCAATGATCGATTACAGGGTTATGGTCGCGTATTTATGCGTCATATTGATCGGGAGCTGTCTCGGTTTTCTGTATCATAACTTCTATCCGGCGAAAATATTTATGGGAGATACTGGAGCTCTGTTTTTAGGGTATTCCATAGCGGTTGTTTCCATGCTCGGGTTGTTTAAAAATGTCGCGTTATTCAGTTTTATCATCCCGATTATTGTCATTGCGATCCCTGTGTTTGACACGATCTTGGCGATTATCCGCAGGGCGGTGAGCAAGCATGGCATTGCCAATGGTGATAAAAAACACATTCACTATCAATTAATGAAAATGGGTTACAGTCACCGCGCCACCGTTTTGATTATTTATGGGTTTAGTGCCTTTTTCGGCAGCATGGCCATTGTATTTAACAGTGGCAGGATGCTGACATCCGTTATTATATTTTGCCTTATTATTGTCGGCATGCAAATGATTGCTGAACTGGCCGGTATTGTCATGCAGGGTCAACAGCCTGTTTTAACCCGAATCAAACGGATATTCGGAGCGGAAAAAGTAAAATAA
- a CDS encoding LCP family protein, which yields MKQRADIRKQKKKKRRRRILYPMLVVFLLIAGGVGYMLFQTYTAASESYDDLDREKSDLRDKAVSIGDDPISILIMGVEDYSTNGDNGRTDTMLVATFNPGDKRLKLLSLPRDTLVEIPERGTQEKINHAHAYGGKELAIKTVEQFLDIPIDYYAAVNFDAFTNIVNILGGIEVDVPFDFEQRTIRESGNEDLQFTEGPMELNGEEALAYARMRKQDPRGDIGRNERQQQVIKAIIDKATSFGTITKVNDLAEEAGSNVKTNMSVGEGLGFYQEYSDFSASNIDKLTLETYPQSINGGSYQIPDEQSLTEVKQTLKEHLELETSNNQPGTYTTEEEQ from the coding sequence ATGAAGCAGCGTGCAGATATTCGAAAACAAAAAAAGAAAAAACGCCGGCGCAGGATTCTTTACCCGATGCTCGTCGTATTTTTACTCATTGCCGGTGGGGTCGGTTACATGCTTTTCCAGACTTACACAGCAGCAAGTGAATCGTACGATGATCTTGATCGTGAAAAGTCAGACTTAAGGGATAAAGCCGTATCGATCGGCGATGACCCGATTTCAATCCTGATAATGGGGGTTGAAGATTACTCAACAAATGGTGACAATGGGCGGACAGATACGATGCTCGTTGCAACATTCAATCCGGGTGATAAGCGGTTGAAATTGTTAAGTTTGCCGCGTGACACACTGGTTGAAATACCCGAGCGCGGTACCCAGGAAAAGATTAACCATGCGCATGCATACGGTGGCAAGGAGCTGGCCATTAAGACGGTCGAGCAATTCCTTGATATACCGATAGACTACTATGCGGCGGTAAACTTTGACGCATTCACCAATATCGTCAATATCCTTGGTGGCATCGAAGTTGACGTGCCATTCGATTTTGAACAGCGCACCATCCGTGAATCCGGAAATGAGGATTTGCAGTTCACGGAGGGACCAATGGAACTCAATGGTGAAGAAGCTCTGGCATATGCCAGAATGCGTAAGCAGGATCCCCGCGGGGACATTGGTCGAAATGAACGGCAACAGCAGGTCATTAAAGCAATCATTGACAAGGCAACATCATTCGGAACAATTACAAAAGTTAATGATCTAGCTGAAGAAGCAGGCAGTAACGTTAAAACGAATATGTCCGTCGGTGAAGGATTGGGATTTTATCAAGAATACTCTGATTTTAGCGCCAGCAACATTGATAAGCTTACCCTTGAGACGTATCCTCAATCGATTAACGGAGGATCTTACCAGATTCCTGATGAACAATCACTCACCGAAGTGAAACAGACATTGAAAGAACATCTTGAACTGGAAACTTCCAACAATCAGCCCGGCACTTATACAACCGAAGAAGAGCAATAG
- the tagD gene encoding glycerol-3-phosphate cytidylyltransferase yields the protein MKKIITYGTFDLLHPGHINLLRHAKELGDYLIVGVSTDGFNHKKNKEAYHPFESRKIIVEAIRYVDLVIPETDWEQKMDDIIHYEVDVFVIGNDWKGNFDFLKRYCDVVYLPRTSGISSSKIKKDRL from the coding sequence ATGAAGAAAATCATTACTTATGGAACTTTCGACTTGCTTCACCCTGGTCATATTAATCTTTTGCGTCACGCAAAGGAGTTGGGTGACTATTTGATTGTTGGTGTATCTACCGATGGCTTTAATCATAAAAAGAACAAGGAAGCATATCACCCTTTTGAAAGCCGTAAAATCATCGTGGAAGCAATCCGGTATGTGGACTTGGTTATTCCGGAAACAGACTGGGAGCAAAAAATGGATGACATCATACACTATGAGGTTGATGTATTTGTTATCGGTAATGACTGGAAAGGGAATTTTGATTTTCTGAAACGTTATTGCGACGTTGTCTATCTTCCGCGAACTTCCGGTATCTCCTCATCGAAAATAAAAAAAGACCGGCTATAA
- a CDS encoding LCP family protein, whose product MSRRKKWTLIIGIPLLIIIVGVGSYAGYLYNKTENMVSNSQEKTGRENETSELRNEAVNPVEDNVSVLFIGVDNSEFRNEKQSRSDALILATFNKQNSSVKLLSIPRDSYVYVPEVDRYTKINHAHFFGGPKATIETVENFLHVPVDYYAKMNFEGFIDVVNTLDGITYDVPYEIWESDSEDDKNSIHLMPGEQHLNGEEALALARTRKYDSDVARGKRQQQILKSIANKVTSASSVFKLGETIDAIGDNLTTSLSFDDMKDFLSYGLDESISIETVNLDGSGGYMEDGLWYYQIDEESKQNVQADLRGHLNLKENIQTSDYAQEEEGNSTY is encoded by the coding sequence ATGTCAAGAAGAAAAAAATGGACACTGATAATCGGTATTCCACTACTCATCATCATTGTTGGTGTTGGCAGTTATGCTGGTTACTTATACAACAAAACTGAAAATATGGTGAGCAACTCACAGGAAAAAACCGGCCGCGAAAATGAAACATCCGAACTCCGGAATGAAGCGGTGAATCCGGTTGAAGATAATGTTTCCGTTCTGTTCATTGGCGTTGATAACAGTGAATTCCGAAACGAAAAACAGAGCCGCTCCGATGCGCTCATCCTGGCCACTTTTAACAAACAAAACAGTTCCGTCAAACTGTTAAGCATCCCCCGTGATTCGTATGTTTACGTCCCGGAAGTTGATCGATATACGAAAATCAACCATGCACATTTCTTCGGCGGACCTAAAGCAACCATCGAAACCGTCGAAAATTTCCTGCATGTTCCGGTGGATTACTACGCCAAGATGAATTTCGAAGGTTTCATCGACGTTGTTAATACGCTTGACGGTATTACGTATGATGTACCTTATGAAATCTGGGAATCGGACTCCGAAGACGACAAAAACAGCATCCATTTAATGCCGGGGGAACAACATTTAAATGGCGAAGAAGCATTGGCACTGGCCCGGACGCGCAAATATGACAGTGACGTGGCACGTGGTAAACGGCAGCAGCAAATCCTTAAATCCATTGCCAATAAAGTGACGTCCGCTTCATCAGTCTTTAAACTGGGGGAAACAATCGATGCGATTGGAGACAATCTGACCACAAGCCTTTCGTTCGATGATATGAAGGATTTCCTCTCCTATGGGCTTGATGAAAGTATTTCAATCGAAACCGTCAATCTTGATGGCAGTGGTGGCTATATGGAGGACGGCCTCTGGTACTATCAGATTGATGAAGAAAGCAAACAAAATGTTCAGGCAGATTTACGCGGCCATCTGAACCTAAAGGAAAATATTCAAACAAGTGATTATGCACAAGAGGAAGAAGGTAATAGCACTTATTAA